A stretch of DNA from Serinibacter arcticus:
GCACCATCGACCCGGCACCCACGAGGACCAGGGTGAGACCGACGGCCTCCTGCCCGAGCGCCGTCGTCACGATCCCGACGAGCACGGCGACGGCCAGGAACAGGTTGTAGAACCCCTGGTTGAACGCCATCTCCTTCGTGGCCTCGGCCTGCTCGGCGGTCAGGCCGAACGTGGCGCGCGTGCGGGCCGAGGTCCAGGTGACCGACTCCATCACGAAGATGTAGACGTGGAGGAGGGCGGCGAGGCCCGTCAGGACGAGTCCGGCGACGATCATGGGGCTGCCTCTTCCGTTCCGCGACGCCCGCCGACCGACGGGCACCACAGGGTAGCGACGCCGTCCTGGACACCGTCGCCGGACACCCCGGACAGTGGAGGTGGCCGCCGAGCAGGCCGGCACGCAGGGGCACGAGAGTCGGGAGTCGACGATGACGACGCGTTTCGGGTACACCCTCATGACCGAGCAGAGCGGGCCGCGCGAGCTGGTGCGGTACGCCGCGGCCGCCGAGGCGCTCGGGTTCGACTTCGAGGTCTCCAGCGACCACTACTCGCCCTGGCTGACCGAGCAGGGCCACTCGCCGTACGCGTGGGCGGTCCTCGGCGCCGTCTCGCAGGTCACCGAGCGCGTCGAGCTCATGACGTACGTCACCTGCCCGACGATCCGGTACCACCCAGCCGTCGTGGCCCAGAAGGCCGCCACGCTCCAGCTCCTCAGCGACGGCCGGTTCACCCTCGGTCTCGGGTCGGGCGAGAACCTCAACGAGCA
This window harbors:
- a CDS encoding DUF1304 domain-containing protein, with the protein product MIVAGLVLTGLAALLHVYIFVMESVTWTSARTRATFGLTAEQAEATKEMAFNQGFYNLFLAVAVLVGIVTTALGQEAVGLTLVLVGAGSMVLAGLVLLLSSRSKARAALTQLTLPLLGVLAVVIGLLAG